The genome window GGTCTTGTTCGCCCGTCATGCTTGTCGCGGACTGATCGCTTGAGGTTTGAATTTCTGGGGTAGGAGATTGGTGGGGGAAAAGATGGTGATTGCCAAGGTTGACTGAGAGTGGCGAGTGTGAGAGAGCTACGGCTGACTGAAGACAGCATATATCTGCCTGCATCTACATGGATCGAGATCGCCGGAGCACGACACGAAGTGAGAGGACCAATGGTGTTTCGGTAGTCCGTAACGTCCGAGTTGCGGAGATAATTCCCAGGTCAAGCGCGTGGTGAATCAAGTTGCGGAGATAAAACAGGATTCTGCTATGCCAGCCATGCGGGGCAGAGATATGGCATGCGGGGCTGAGGCGGGCGTGCGGACATAGGTGGGGGAAGTGCAGAGGCACCTGTCAACCGGTCGGGTGATCATATCCGGATTGGACGCAGCTGGAACAGAACGGCTCGTAAATTATCTGTGAAGGCCAAGACAGGACTGCACCCCATCAATTCACCAGCAACATGTCCGACTTTGTCCAAGGAGCCTGCCTCTGCAAGGGGGTCAAGTTTGCCGTCAAAGGCAGCCCGGACAACGTATTCATCTGCTATTGTACGCACTGCTCTAAAAACGCTGGGGCACCCGGTCAGATCGTGAGTCGATCAGGTAACAAAGTCTCCAGTACGCAGCTTACTCCCTGGTGGCCAAATTCACCAAAGAAAGCGTTCAAGTTTACGAGGGTGGCGACCTCCTGAAAACTTGGAACTTGCGTGACAACCTTAGCGGGTTTGACAAACTCAAGGTGTTCTGTGGCCAGTGCGGGTGCACGCTGTGGACAATTCCAATGAAACACAATGGCAGTCATTGGATTGTACGGACATCGCTACTTGAGGACGGGTAAGTGCTGTCTTGTCTCAGCTGCTCGTATCCTGGTGCCACTTTGCTGACACTTTGTGGGACAGTCTGGAGAAGTTCCCATATAAGGCCGAATTCTTTGCGTCGAGGAAAGTGCCAGTGGTGCAGCACGGGGTCAAATCATTTGCGACAATGCCAGGAGTATGATGATACCGTATTTAGCGATTCTGACTCGAAGCATGCCAATTATCCCAAGCCGTTGTGAACCAGTGGCAGTTCAGATATCTTGCTGTACGCCCAAACTAGAGGACTTAGTAGAATTGAGCGATACAATGCAAGTTCAGATGTTTTGCACCCTGCTGGATCGACTTCTCTGAATGGTATAGCAATCCAATGGTCTATGGGGGGCTAGCCAGGTCATTATCCTACTCAAAAGCCATCTTGTTCTTAACGCTtccgagctcctcgaccctCACCTCGACCACATCTCCGTCCTTCAACCACTTGGGCTCCTTCATGCCCATGGCCACACCGGCTGGCGTGCCCGTCATGATGATCGTCCCCTTCTCCAACGTGGTCCCCTGGCTGATAAAGGCCACAATCTTCTCGACGCCAAACAGCAAGTCGCTCGTATTGGTGTCCTGCCTGAGCTCGCCGTTGACCCACGTCTGCAGGCGAAGGTTCCCAGCATTGCCGACCACCTTGGGCGAGACAAGCATAGGACCCAGCGGCGCAAACTTGTCGAAGCCCTTACTGAAGCACCACTGCGGGACACCACCTGCAAATGCTGGGTCGCGCTGCCACTTTCGGGCCGACACATCGTTGGACGATACGTAGCCGGCAACGTGGTCAAGGGCCTCCAACTCCGGAATGTCCTTGCCCGTCTTGCCGATGACGATGCACAGCTCACCCTCGTAGTCAAGCTGGTCTTCCTGTGCGATACGAGGGATGGCCACGTCCTCGTTGAAAGAGGCAACAGAAGTGCGGGGCTTGATGAAGATGGAGGGGTAGGGGGGTGGCTTGCGGCCGCCCTCTTGAACTGGAGGCGGAGTCAGCACATTCCTAGAGAGAGAAAACTAACTGTGTTTGATATAGTTGAGACCGACGCACTTGACAATGGGCACATCGTCGGCAGTGAGAAGGCCGAGTACCTTCACCACCTTGGTCACTTTTGAAGTCTGCGTAACATTGAAAATGTCGCTGCCGCCATAGACGGTCGCTTCGAGGGCACCCTTCGCCACGGCATCGTCGAAGGCGTCGGCGGATGTGACATTGGGTTCTCCGAAGACCGCCTTGCCGGACTCGTCCTGGAAGCGGATAAGGCGGTTGAAGGGCATTTTGATTGTGATGAGTAGCCTTGCGATTCAAGTGGAGGATTGGTCCCGAGCGAGATGCCCACTGTCGGTAGAAATCGAGTTGCGCTTTGACAGAAGGTGGGGTTCTCCAAGAGCCCGGCCCGTAGGTATAAGACGGACGCCAGCTGGATTTTGGACATGGCTTTGTTCGGCTCGTGGGGCATGCACGACTATGCAGCGTGGTGAGTTACCTTATCTCCGCTCCCGTgtgtgtgggtgtgggcCCCGGCCGCCTCTTCCCCGCAACACTCCGCTGCTCAGCGGCGCACTTCCCGCCAAGGGTAAAAACGCAAGGATTACTGCCAATTAGCCAATCTGATCAGCTCGGATGTGGGctgccaccaccaccgccgtTTTGCAATGCGACGATGCGTCTGGTGACTGAGAGAGTCCTGGAGGGTTAGAGTCATGCGAGACATGCGGAGGCGGCAGACGAAGGGCAACGGTGATGAGCGAGCACGGCGGGTGGATAGGTAGTTTATCGAACGCAACACGCTTATTGTCAATTGCGATATGAGCATCTAGGGAACTATGCATTGTGGAAGCGGCTATCGTGAACAGCTATCCGGTGGGTTCAAAAATCCCTAGTCTAATCCTTTGCTTGGGCTCTGCAAAGGATGCTACTCGACGACATCACTGGGTGATCTTGATCAGAATCTTGCCCGTAGTCCTGCGTCCTTCCAGATCCTGCCAGTTAGAATGTGGTCAAAACCCCATATACACTCGCCCGGACTCACCTTGTGAGCTTGCTTCAGGTCTGAGAGCGAGTAGTAACCGTGGATATTGACCTTCAAAGCCCCAGATGTGAGGAGACCGAAGAGGAGGTTCGAGTATTCCTCAAACTCCTCACGGGTGGCAATGTAGCCAAACAGCGTCGGACGAGCGATCTTGACACACTTTGGTGAGAGGCGGCTGAAGATGCGTGAGCAAGTCTTCACCGCTAGCGCCAGTTCTCACGCTTAGCATGCGAAAAATACTCACTTGAGTGGCATGGGCGGGATTGGACCGCTCGAGTTGCCAAACCAAACGACGGTGCCCTTGCGCTTGACCACTTCAAGGCTTCCCTCCCAAGTATCCTTACCCACCGAGTCGTAGACAACATCGACACCGTTTCCACCAGTGATCGCCTTAACGGCCGAAACCCagtccttgccgtccttgctcCTGTAGTCGATCACATGGTCGGCTCCGAGACTCTTCACCAAGGCGCACTTCTCCGGCCCCCCAGCTGTGCCGATAACTTTGGCGCCGATGTGCTTCAAAACCTGCGTCATGAGGAAGCCGGCACCGCCAGCGGCAGCATGAAGCAGAACCCAGTCTCcttccttgacctcgtACGTCTCCTTTGACAGCGCCAGAACCGTCAGTCCGCTCATGAACGCAGCCGTCGCATCCGCGTACGACAGCCCATCCGGAAGCTTGATCGTCTTGTCAGCAGGGACGGCAGAGTACTCGGCATATCCAGCGTTGGCAAGCCAAATCACGCGGTCACCGACGCTAAGGCAAGAGCTCTCTGTGCCCTGACCGAGAGCGGCAACAGTGCCGGCCGCttcgcggccgaggacctcgggcttgggcgATGGGTACAGTCCAGTACGGAAGTAGGTGTCGATGAAGTTGATGCCGGAGATTTCGTTCTTGACGAGCACTTGGCCCTCGCCGGGCGTCGGTACAGAATGGTCGGTGCGGAAAGAGAGGACTTCAGGACCGCCGGTAGTCTCCACTATGACGGCACGCTGTTTCGAGGGGATCGACATGTTGTTGACTTTGCTCTGAGAGATAATGGAAGGATGCTTGAGGCGAGCGGTGGATAGACAAACGACCAGACACTTGGAGGAGATGTTGAAACTACTTACAATACCAGTTGTGGTGGAATCacaggtggaggcggagatATGGCGGGATGGGCAATCAGACGGCAATTCGGCAATTCGGCAATCGGCAGCCGACTTGGCCGATAGTGCCGTCACCATGAACTTTGAATGCCGTTCAACCGTGCATAAAGACCGACCTGCATTCCCATTCCCAACACGGCCCACAATACAACCTTGTCAACTCTCCCTCACCATGTCTTTCCACTCTTGCTGTCTCCAAGGTGTCAAGTGGGACGCCACTCCCCAAGGACGCGAGGAGAATCAAGGCAACCAGAAGTACTATGTCATCGGCAGCAACCCTCATGTCGCCATTATGGTCATCCATGATCTCTACGGCTGGACTTTCAACAACATTCGTCTTCTGGCCGACCAGTAcgcggacgaggttggAGCCACAGTCTATGTGCCAGACTTGTGAGTTTTCTTACTCACCCTTATCCCCTCGTCCTGTCCCGCTGACTCTAGCTTCGGCGGAACCGTGCTGCCCGCGGATCTTATTGACAACCCTGCCGATTGGGTCAAGCTTGACCTGCCCAACTTTATGGCTCGCAACGCCAAGGACGTCCGCAAGCCCGAGATGATCGCGTTCAGTCAATTCCTGAGGAGTCAGCACCGCCGTGTGGGTGCTATCGGCTTCTGTTACGGCGGCTGGGCGGTCTTCCAGCTTGGCGCCAAGACAACAGATGGCAGCCCCCCGCTCGTCGACTGCATTTCCACGGCGCATCCTACGTTTTTGACCAACGAGGAAATCAGCAATGTCGGCGTGCCGGTGCAGATCTGCGCGCCGGAGGTTGATCCCCAGTTCacggccgagctcaaggcgtACACGCTTGCCGAGATACCAAAGCTTGGTGTGCCGTTCGAATATCAATACTTTCCGGGCCTGGTGCATGGGTTTGCAGTGAAGGGAAACAGGGAGGATGCGGCCGAGATGAAGGGCTTGCAGAGGGCCatgagggcggcggtggggtGGTTCAGAGAATGGCTGGTTGCGGCTTAGGGTAATCAGTAGAATCTCGTAGTGTGGTCATGACAGAATATCCCAACTCTTCCTCAAAGTGCTCTTCTCCTTGTTGCCGAACGTTCTGATCCTTAAGCCCCGTGAGAGTCCGTAAGAGCGGAGACTTGTACAACAAGTCCCCTAGATTGGTAGCATCGGTAGCCTGTCAGGTCGCGTGCAACAACCCCGCGATAACTAGGCTGTCAATTGTCAGAAAACTTCCAACAAGCCTGCAGCGGACCATGCGAGTTTTGATCCAGTTGCCGGCCGAACTGGAACCAGGACCTGTATGAGCGGCAATCCCGCAATTCCGCATCATCACCGCCTTCACTGTTTGCGGAGATAAGTCCGCCCTTTAGCCGTTTCTCCGTCGACCCTGGCAACAGAGACGATTCAGTTTCGGAGATGATCGATGAGTCACCACGTATGGCGTATGGCGCATATGGGAGCGCATTTCGTCATCGACTCTGTTGCGGTCGGAAAGTGAGATGTCAATAATCTGTAAGCTGAGGTTGTCAGTGGGCGACTTATGAATGAATGCATACAATGCATTGTGCTGATGTGTGAGGAACAGATATAACGTTGAGAGCATACGTGAGTAATCTAGcaccccaccccaaccGAGAAGACGCTCCATCGCATCACAATATGGGCTCCGTTAGCAACCTCCCGACCTTAAATCCCGTCTCAAAGCtcccgccttcctcgccgtaAGTCCTTGTCAAATCGCCGTCCCAAGTACTCCCCAACATATCAGAAGCGCTGACCTGCCACAGATGGACGCCTTCCACACTCCGATCCCGCTTCGTTTCCGCCCTCTCGGACATGTACCGCACCGAGGTTCCTCTCTACGGTAACCTCGTCGCGattgtcggcgaggtcgatgcTAAGGTTCTCGCTGCTCGCGGAGAAGAACCCTCTTCTCTGCCCGTCCGAAACTCGGTTGAACGTCACGGCGCCATTCGACTCGGTACGGCATGTGAAATGCGCCTCATCTTGCGGCTATTTGCGTTGCTGGGAATGCACCCCGTGGGGTACTACGACCTTTCTGTCGTCGGGTTTCCCTTGCATGGTACAGCTTTCCGGCCAGTgagcgaggatgagctcCGCAAGAATCCCTTCCGCGTGTTCACCACCGTCCTTCGTCCAGGCCTAATCGCCTCCACGACAGTTCGAAAGCTCGCAGAGAACATTCTCGCCGAGCGTCAACTATTCTCGCCCGCTCTCTGTTCCTTGCTAGACAAAGCCGACAACCCCGAGGGTGTACTCTCCCTCACCGCTTCCGACGCCGACACTCTCATTGCTGAATCGCTCAAAATCTTCAAATGGCACTCTCGCTCAACTGTGCCCTTGCGGACCTACCGCAGGCTCATGAGAGAGCATCCGATGGTGGCGGATGTTGTCTGCTTTCCCAGCGCACATATCAACCATCTCACGCCACGCACTCTTGACATCGACGCTGTGCAGGCCGAGATGGTCAATCAGGGACTACCGGCCAAGGAAAGCATCGAGGGGCCACCCGCAGGGCGCAAGTGCGAGATACTGCTCAGGCAAACAAGCTTCAAGGCCTTGGAAGAAAAGGTTGCGTtcgttggcggcgacgacgctggAGAGTACAGCAGTGGGACCGAGTCGAACGGGGGTACGACTCGGAAGACGGTAGACGGGACCCATACCGCGAGGTTCGGGGAAGTGGAGCAGCGGGGAGCGGCTGTGACCaggaagggaagggagcTGTACGATCAGTTGCTTGCAGAGGCGACTGCGCAGCTGGAGAGATGGAAGCAGGAagggaagaagaaggagctcAACGAGGCACTGGCTACGACGTTCAGGGCCTATCCCGACGACTGGGACCAGCTGAGGACGCAAGGGCTTGTGTACTTCCGGTACAAAGTTGCCAAGGAGTCGGCCTCCAAGTCCGGCGCTGTTCAGGAGGGGCTCGCTGCTGGGCAGCTCGTCGATATGGAAGCCCTCCTACGCGCCGGTGCCGTCGTTTGCGAACCAATCACGTACGAAGACTTCCTTCCACTTTCTGCCGCTGGCATTTTCACATCGAATCTCAGCCTTGGTGGGCCTAACGAGGCGACCGAGAGGAAGTtggagaagatggaggagcAGAGCAACGCTAGCCGTGCCGAACTGGAGCAGTTGCTCGGATGTGTCATCCCGAGTGAGATTGACCTGTACGATGAGTTGCAAGCCGCCAGTGTGAAAGCGTGTGAGGAGGCACTGGGTTTGAGCAAGATCGTGCTGGCTGCTTGAGAATCGAGCCAATTGCCAGGCCAGGGCGCAGTTCGATTTAGCTGGAGGTAGATATGAAATTGATTAGACATTACAATGACTGGACCTGTTTTGTTGACTGTGATTTGCTTGGTCTGACGGCTGACAGCTCATGGATGCATGGATGAGGGGACGGCTCACGTGGCAACCACCCAGCCACCACCCCCGCCTTACCCCCGTACGCCCCCGTACCTTGTCcgccatcaccaccacATCTCCACCACATCTCCGCCCACTTGATGTATCAACTTTTTCCCACCTACTGTTATCACCACTCATGGCGGAGCCATCATCCAAACGGGCCCGACCAAACGTCCCCGATCGTGACGACCCGGCGGCTCGCGGTCCCAGACACCCCGCGACACGGAAACGGGCCCCATTGGCCTGCGAGGAATGTCGCGTTCGCAAGAGACGATGTGATGGAGCGGTCCCCATCTGCGGCGGTTGCACAAAGCGAAAGACAACCTGCATTTACCTGGCCGAGCTCCGGGAACGGTCTTGGCAGCAAGGGTGAGTGAAAACCCCTTTTGTTCGAGCCCAGATGTCTCGCTAGCATGGTGTATGAATGCTGATTGACCATGTAGCATGATCCAATCGCTGCGGAGTCGGCTGGGCGAGTTAGAAGAGGCCGAACGATtgcaacagcagcagcagtcCAACAACGTGGGCGACCAGACCGACtcccagcgccgccgcacaACACGTAGGGACCCCGTTCTCGATCGGGAACCAACGTCAGATGTCGAACAAGGCGTGAGCAATCAGAACGCTGGCCACGAAGCATCCACGCAAGCTTGTAATACCATTGCCACCCAAAACCCGAGTCTCGCCAACGCGTCGGGAATGGATATGGAGACGTGGCTTTTCGATGATGCGAGAGCAACAGCCTCCCCGAGGCCAGGGTCTCCCGGCAACAACGGTGTaggcgcgctcggcacaGCCCAGTCACCACCGCTTCCGGCCACCGACGTCAATAGGCCTGGCACCCAAGAGTTACCGGCTGTTGCACACGTCCCTGGCTCTTCGACTGTCTGGGTTGGCAACGTGGGCCGCCCTTCATCACAAGCGAGTCCTTCCGCATCGTCTCATCGCCTTGAGGCTCCCAACACCCAAACGCTGATGAGCCCAATCGATCGTACGATTAGCCTAGTGTCGGCCCCCATACACTCCGGTCTGAAGACTGTTTCTTCTGTCGCAGGAGCAGCATCTGCGGTCCCGCAGAAATGCACCTGCGACCGCTTTCTGCGAACAACGCAGTGGACTCTACCACTTCGGCGACAGGCGGATGATCTGGTCCGGCTCTACTTCACTCGGGTCCACCGGACGTACACTATCCTTCATCGACCGACGTTTATGAAGCAATACGAACAGTTATGGGAACCGGCGCCTTCGGGGACTGAACTCTCGCCCTACGCTTCCAATTGCTTGGGTCTGTGCAGGCAGAAGGGCCTCGACAAGACCTTTCCCGCCATGGTCAACGTTGTCTTTGCACTGGCGTCCTTGTTCGGGCCGAACCCACCGGAACAGAACTCGGCACGAGCCGAGGCCTTCTTCAACGTCACCCAACAAATCGATCTGCTAGACGTCATtgacgaggatggaggCATCGAGCTGGTTCAGTTGCTCCTCCTGATGGGCTATTACCTTCAGACAACGGAGAAGTTCTCAAAGTGCTGGAATATTGCTGGCCTTGCCATCCGCATGGCCCAGAACATGGGGCTGCAATTGAGCCCAAACGATGCCCGACGAAAAGGTTGCCCAACTCCATCTCTAACTCAGCGGGAGGTGGAGATGCGAGTGCGTGTCTGGTACGGCTGTGTCTTGCTCGACCGGGAGATCTCTGCGCTGTTTGGACGAACGTCGATGATTCGAAGCGATCAACTTCGACTCCCGTTGCCAGAGGCCattgacgacgagtacctcagcgaggacaaggcgaAGCGGAATTCCCAGCCGGAAAACTGTCCGAGTACAGTGGAGTCATTTATCGAGACCATCAAGCTTTACGCCATTCTTGGTCAGGTTTTGGACAGGGACGAGTCGACAGATATGGCAAGAACCCCGCGGCCCGACGCGTTGTCCAGCGGCCATGCCGATGCCCAGTCATTGTTGGACCTGGACACGATGATCATGGAGTGGCGGGACTCTCTTCCCCCACACCTCCAGTACGACCCTACAGCGGAAGATGGCCGGTCAGGTAATGCTCTGATTCCGGACGGCTTTttggcgccggcgctgcGACTTCATGTAAGGTATGAGTGTACACAATACGTCGCAAAGATATCTTGCTATGGTGTTGGCTAATGATCCAGATTTCTTCATGTCCGAgtcctcatcctccgtGGGGCCCTCGAACACCTCCTGAAGCAACGGCACATATTTCCGCCCACACAAGCGAAGACGAGCCCCGGTGTTGGGCGGGTTCAAGATTGGATGCTATCCGGAATTGCGGCGCAATGCGTCTTGTCGGCCGAGAGCCTGGTCCGCTGTCTTGACACGAACATCAAAACGCGAAGCCTCGCTGCCTGGTGGTACAACGTTAGCTGTAGGTCTGGCCTGGACAAGTGTTGGACTTGGCATCTCGGACTGACAGCTCAGACTTGCACACATGCGGCAGCGTCCTGCTTATGGGCCAACTGTGCTCCTTTGACGAAGGCCTGATAAACCGGGAGTCACTCACAGCAAGCTGGGATCTGTGCCTGCGTTGTTTGTCTCAATACACGGGACTGAGCAGTATTGCAAACAACTCTTTCAACTTGCTCCAGCAAAGCACCAAGAGGTTGCTGGCAGAGAGGGTATGTCCTAACGGCCATCTTTTTTAGCAACCGGTGCTGACAAGCAGGATCGACCGGGGGCGGCAGATATGGAGAACGGGCGTTTGCAGGGCCGGATATGGGCAGCACCAAACCAAACTGGCGTACGACCAAGTAACACTCCTGCAGGAACGGGGCTCGACCTCCAGAACAGGTCACTGTCCGCAACATTGGTTGGAGGGGAGCCTTCGACCTTGACTACCACGGGGCAAGTAAAGACGAGCGGTGTCAATCTTCCAGAGGACAGTCTGGAGGCAGAGTTATGGGGTGCCGGCGATCCTGCAGGGTTGGGAGAATGGGCTTTCATGCCGTACCTCTCGCAGGTAGCGCAGCTAGAGTCACTGCCCCAAGAGTTCCAGGGATTCGACATCTTCAATATCGAGTAGCTGCGAGGATGTAGTGCTGTTTGTCACGGGATGGTAACAGTGAGGGACCCAGCGATGGACCTGGTGACACCGAGGCAACTTGGTCGCTCCCTGCCTTGTACTCAGTTGGCAGCGATGGTCCAAGAAGCCACAGAAGGCGCCAAGCCGACCGGAGCACATCCCAGGCAAAAATGGCTGACCCTAACAGCCAGCCTGGAGAGCGGGAAGGTATAGGCAAGGTGGCGCCCCTGTAAATAGATGTAGAGGTCGGTCTGGCTTTTGGGGATGTGCAAACTTGTCCAGCAGATTTTGCTTTGTGAGACGAATAACACAGTCTACTACAGGGGTGcagggaggggagaggggggggaaACCGTTGAGAAGACTGAAATGGACCTCAGTGCGCAATCAAGGTTAGTGACATGGTGTACATCGATACAGATCGCTGCAACACTCTGCTACTGAACAAAGCGGATTGTCGCGGAGAGTGAAACAATGACGGGACCATTTGCACCCGCGGCACCCAACTGCGGTCGATCCGCTCTATCCCTCACTCCTAACGCATGGACTTGGCCAGCACATGCAGAACACCGACAGAGGTGGCATTCCGTGATCTCGAACAGGGTGACACTCCGCGATCATCATCATGAATAACAGTGAAACTGTTGGAATGAGGTATGAAGAGAGTGCAGAAAACTAGTGACTACGAGCGAAGCACAGATATATATATGATTCGTACGATCAAACCTGAGATTGCACGAACCTTCGTACGATCTACCCTGAGTATGCACAAGGCTTCGAGGCTATCCAACACTCCCACTACTCGAAGGGTGAGTCGAACCTGTTGAGCCTAGAATTGAGGACTTGCCGGAGCCACACAAGTCCAAGGCGATCGAGCGCGATGCCCGCTTCAAGGAGTACCTCGAGGACCGGAAGGGTTGGGTtgaccgccgcgccgccgactcTCAGGAGCGCGCCGTCAAGAACGTCGAGATCGCAAAGGATATCCGCGCGCGGTGGCTCGGTGGTTCGAAGGAGTAAGGGCTTCAGTCTCGCGGCCCATCTTGTTTATAGAGCAGCGCGACGATGGCTACATTACTGGTAGCGCCACGCTGTGTCATATCGGTGCAATGAATTGGATGTCACATGCATAGGTTAACCggagcttgacgaggtcagCGGGAAATAGGTGATCAGACGATCTGCCACGAGCTCACATCATCAATAATACGACTCTTGAGGAGCATCTCATACCGCCCGCAGGTGTTAGCCCATGGGAAGTCATCTGCCCGTGAAAGTCATCTGCCCGTGGAAGTCATCTGCCGCGTGGAGAAGAATTCATGCATCCTGCACCTACTCGTATAGAGAATACACCGTGCACTCGGCTAGACGCGTCCGCGCTGGCACCTGCATCGCGATGAACCAGAAATCGCCAAAGTCGATCTCTTTGCTAGGCATCACGACAGCCATTCCCTGCTGTgtctcgtcgccgttgaGGAGACGACCGGTGCGCAGCTCGCCCCTGTCGTCCACTTCCTTCTCGTCAAAGGAGAGTAGGCCAGTGTACGTTGCGTCCTTCCGGTTGGACGAGAACTTGATCTGGTACCCCGCACCGATGAGGAAGAACTTGTTGCTAGCCGTTTGGATAATGATGCCATACGCCGCAGCCGGGTGCCCGTgaacctcggcgcgctctACCAGGAGGCCCCATTCGCCAAAATGCAGCGTGCGTGCGGGGGACGGGTCGGGGCTTCCGGGCGCAAAGGCGTCAAAGTGGAAGCCGTCCATGGGATAGCCCTGGACGCGTGCGTCGAGAATGTGCGGTGCGGCCTGCTTGAGCAAAAGGTAATGCTCGGTGTATGGTGTCTCGCCGCTGTCGATCGCGAACGGAGATGTCCCCAGAGCGTTGAATCGCCCAATGGCCGACCACAGCCGGATTGCACCAAACTCGTCCCGTCGCTGCTCGGGGATAAACAGCGGCTGGCCACGGTGCGAGTACAACGCACACGTCGAGTCGTATCCATCCATGTAGATGTCAGGCGAGAAAAAGTCGATGGCCGGCGCAAACTCCATCCAGATGTCAAGCACCGTCTCGACCGGGCCACCGGAAGGGTACGCACCCGGGAAAATGCCGCCAAAGCCGACGACTGTTGCCCCGTCCACCTCGGCACCATCCGGAATGTTGCGCAGCCACGCGTTGGTGTAGTGCGGGATCGGGTAGGCGGCCTTTCCTGCAGCCGCAACAGCGCCTACGTACTTGGCATAGTGGTATGCCATGAACAGCTCGTCGGTGGACTTGCTCTTGCCAAATGCCTCTTCCCATGTGGAAGTAGCCTTGATGGAACCAGCTTTCCGCTGCTCGGCGAAGGTGGTCCGGATCGTACTGTTCATAGTCTCCCACTGCTTGTCGAACAACTCAACAAGGTCTGCAGGCACAGGTGCCTCAAACGCAGCATTCGCGAGTTCGCTCCGGTCGCGCGAGTCGCCCAGCAGACCTGTCTCGTTCTCAACCTGGACCATGATCACGGTTCCGTGTGCGCCGTCAACCTCACGGACATGCTCCATCAGGCGCTTGAACGCGTTCGCGTCAGCATCCCGGGAGCGATTCTTGGGGTCAAAGACAGAGAGGTAGTTGGCGGTTTGGGGGATGGCGCCGACCTTTTGGCGAGGAAAGCGTTTGGGATCAAGTTTGACCCACGCTGGCGGGTACTGCGAGGCTCCTAGTTGGTCAGACGGGGTTGAAATCACAACGTACCGTTCTTGAAAGAACCAAACCACAGTAGCACCAGGCGAATGTCGTGCGCGCGGGCATCAACAATGATCTGGTCCAGCTCGGAAAAGTCAAACTGGCCCTCAACCGGCTCGATCTGGTCCCACGGtacgccgccgaggacTGTGTTGACGTTGGCGCGCTGCATCTCGGGCCACACTGTGCGCATAAagcttgccgagctcatgGACGAGTTGTTGagctcgccggcgcgcaTCATGAACGGTTTGCCGTccacgacgagctggtggaCACCGGCGCGGAGCTTCTCGAGGCGGGGTTGAAGGGAGACCATGTTGTTGGAGTTGGATTGGAACAGAGAGGTCACATCCCGGCGTATTTGTGTctgcgcggcctcgacttGCGGTAGACCGGCGGTTATCGAGCGG of Cutaneotrichosporon cavernicola HIS019 DNA, chromosome: 4 contains these proteins:
- a CDS encoding uncharacterized protein (WGS project CABT00000000 data, contig), with protein sequence MPFNRLIRFQDESGKAVFGEPNVTSADAFDDAVAKGALEATVYGGSDIFNVTQTSKVTKVVKVLGLLTADDVPIVKCVGLNYIKHIQEGGRKPPPYPSIFIKPRTSVASFNEDVAIPRIAQEDQLDYEGELCIVIGKTGKDIPELEALDHVAGYVSSNDVSARKWQRDPAFAGGVPQWCFSKGFDKFAPLGPMLVSPKVVGNAGNLRLQTWVNGELRQDTNTSDLLFGVEKIVAFISQGTTLEKGTIIMTGTPAGVAMGMKEPKWLKDGDVVEVRVEELGSVKNKMAFE
- the ZTA1 gene encoding uncharacterized protein (N-terminal domain of oxidoreductase) codes for the protein MSIPSKQRAVIVETTGGPEVLSFRTDHSVPTPGEGQVLVKNEISGINFIDTYFRTGLYPSPKPEVLGREAAGTVAALGQGTESSCLSVGDRVIWLANAGYAEYSAVPADKTIKLPDGLSYADATAAFMSGLTVLALSKETYEVKEGDWVLLHAAAGGAGFLMTQVLKHIGAKVIGTAGGPEKCALVKSLGADHVIDYRSKDGKDWVSAVKAITGGNGVDVVYDSVGKDTWEGSLEVVKRKGTVVWFGNSSGPIPPMPLNRLSPKCVKIARPTLFGYIATREEFEEYSNLLFGLLTSGALKVNIHGYYSLSDLKQAHKDLEGRRTTGKILIKITQ
- a CDS encoding uncharacterized protein (Dienelactone hydrolase family) — protein: MSFHSCCLQGVKWDATPQGREENQGNQKYYVIGSNPHVAIMVIHDLYGWTFNNIRLLADQYADEVGATVYVPDFFGGTVLPADLIDNPADWVKLDLPNFMARNAKDVRKPEMIAFSQFLRSQHRRVGAIGFCYGGWAVFQLGAKTTDGSPPLVDCISTAHPTFLTNEEISNVGVPVQICAPEVDPQFTAELKAYTLAEIPKLGVPFEYQYFPGLVHGFAVKGNREDAAEMKGLQRAMRAAVGWFREWLVAA
- a CDS encoding uncharacterized protein (DUF1338) encodes the protein MGSVSNLPTLNPVSKLPPSSPWTPSTLRSRFVSALSDMYRTEVPLYGNLVAIVGEVDAKVLAARGEEPSSLPVRNSVERHGAIRLGTACEMRLILRLFALLGMHPVGYYDLSVVGFPLHGTAFRPVSEDELRKNPFRVFTTVLRPGLIASTTVRKLAENILAERQLFSPALCSLLDKADNPEGVLSLTASDADTLIAESLKIFKWHSRSTVPLRTYRRLMREHPMVADVVCFPSAHINHLTPRTLDIDAVQAEMVNQGLPAKESIEGPPAGRKCEILLRQTSFKALEEKVAFVGGDDAGEYSSGTESNGGTTRKTVDGTHTARFGEVEQRGAAVTRKGRELYDQLLAEATAQLERWKQEGKKKELNEALATTFRAYPDDWDQLRTQGLVYFRYKVAKESASKSGAVQEGLAAGQLVDMEALLRAGAVVCEPITYEDFLPLSAAGIFTSNLSLGGPNEATERKLEKMEEQSNASRAELEQLLGCVIPSEIDLYDELQAASVKACEEALGLSKIVLAA